The sequence TATGGGGATTCAGGACGGATCGATATCTGATGTAGTAGAGATCGATGCAGCTTCGAATAATGGTGTGGAACAAATTCGTGATATTCGTGATAAAGTGAAATATGCTCCGAGTGCTGTTACGTATAAGGTCTATATCATTGATGAGGTGCACATGCTGTCTATTGGGGCCTTTAATGCCTTATTGAAGACACTGGAAGAACCCCCAAAACACGTAATCTTTGTACTGGCAACAACGGAACCGCATAAAATACCACTAACCATCATTTCGAGATGTCAGCGATTTGATTTTAAGCGGATTGCTCAGTCTGCAATGGTTGAACGAATGAAAAAAATTATTGCAGCAGAAGATATCTCGGTAACAGACGAAGCGCTCGAAGGTGTTGCGCTATCAGCAGAAGGCGGGATGCGTGATGCGTTAAGCTTACTTGATCAGGCCGTTTCCTATAGTGAGGAACAAGTAACGATCGATGATGTTCTCGCTGTAACTGGTTCTGTATCTCAGGCTAAATTAGCGAAGATCGCAAACACGATGTATGATAATGAGGTAAAGGAATCGTTGCTGGAGATTGATGCTATGATTCAGGAAGGGAAAGATCCTGGCCGGTTTGTTTTTGACCTTATTTATTATTTGCGAGACATTTTGTTATATCAGACAGCGCCATCGTTAGAAAATGTACTGGAAAGAGCTATCGTTGATGATACATTTCAATCATTGGCACAACGTTTAGATGCTTTATGGATTCAAGGAGCTATTAAAGAATTGAACCTGTGTCAGCAGGAAATAAAGTGGACCAACAGTCCGAAGGTTTTTATCGAAGTGGCTGTATTGAAGATCTGTAATCAAGAAAGTGGTTCGCAGACAAATGCTGCATCTTTACCT is a genomic window of Gracilibacillus salinarum containing:
- the dnaX gene encoding DNA polymerase III subunit gamma/tau, whose product is MGYQALYRVWRPKNFEDVVGQVHITRTLQNAVMQEKFTHAYLFSGPRGTGKTSAAKIFAKAVNCQNGPALEPCNECDACMGIQDGSISDVVEIDAASNNGVEQIRDIRDKVKYAPSAVTYKVYIIDEVHMLSIGAFNALLKTLEEPPKHVIFVLATTEPHKIPLTIISRCQRFDFKRIAQSAMVERMKKIIAAEDISVTDEALEGVALSAEGGMRDALSLLDQAVSYSEEQVTIDDVLAVTGSVSQAKLAKIANTMYDNEVKESLLEIDAMIQEGKDPGRFVFDLIYYLRDILLYQTAPSLENVLERAIVDDTFQSLAQRLDALWIQGAIKELNLCQQEIKWTNSPKVFIEVAVLKICNQESGSQTNAASLPEVEKLQEKLTKLEQQLSQLQKQPVQQQQETQQQAPKRNASVGRNSYKVPYDRIRNVLNDASKEAIKKVRAQWPSFMDALKKQSAPAHATIQNSKPSAASEDIVIIAFRYEIHCSLALEHKQTIELMLSESIGQNATFIPIPEEEWTSLREEYVRKQKAQGDESGEQDESSASTEGDPLVDNARKLVGDDLLEIRD